The proteins below are encoded in one region of Chaetodon trifascialis isolate fChaTrf1 chromosome 11, fChaTrf1.hap1, whole genome shotgun sequence:
- the homeza gene encoding homeobox and leucine zipper encoding a codes for MATYGEHNGRNGLLTSMQESFEGKITKTECDGKFELKRSSKDLRHSASSAESNASGVASFTTNHNSVVCLPLVSEGLKLVWTQSDQTRELDTIPELVQAFNLFPYPSSHEVSTLARVCALPLDKVKVWFMVQRIKYGISWSSEEIEETRRKLAVPELCDDSTEANEETKTKSKSRSYEELVIEDKDSNKVEVALSSCTPQKKKPKCESPDSYKPAKPTAPCFSSTLPPPQDSYFYRPPTDTPASTATDMSLDLSESSSRQHRHGRYKKSKAQLAALRKSFLRENWPAEAELRRLQEETGLSRNDIRKWFSDSRYQLRVGRGSLAAAQNYSQHAAVGGKHDQPLPLTTQKTRQLNGVKGPEAARSNGIRNSHFFQTFLSNSLEAFGERVIDTEGYDVMEELSGDGDSFKDEEQTEEQPLQLTKTCKTEPDVPQEPSSTLKTSPYSSPSGSPPLTASPNKLLSKSISTSKKSAHSAKASPSQTPLRVSGASSSTSPALTPAGRPRKTKEQLDVLKQHFLRCQWPKSEDYTELVKLTGLPRADVIQWFGDTRYAVKNGQLRWVKGVRDQFLAEVAAQQSSCGLTNGSGSATSIRVGSGRKRKSQAYAASTDSPDIRPLVAYYLSTGSLHEKDLDSLCKKSRMSYQQVRDWFASQDVGETDQEAIVTD; via the coding sequence ATGGCGACCTACGGTGAACATAATGGCAGAAATGGACTACTCACAAGCATGCAGGAGTCTTTTGAGGGGAAAATAACAAAGACGGAATGTGATGGAAAGTTTGAACTTAAACGCTCCTCCAAGGATTTGCGCCACTCTGCCAGCTCAGCTGAAAGCAACGCGAGTGGTGTGGCTAGTTTCACCACTAACCACAACTCTGTTGTGTGCCTGCCTCTAGTGTCAGAGGGACTGAAATTGGTATGGACTCAGTCAGATCAAACCCGTGAACTTGACACAATCCCAGAGCTGGTCCAAGCCTTTAACTTATTTCCATACCCATCATCCCATGAGGTTAGCACCCTGGCTCGGGTATGTGCCTTGCCACTGGACAAAGTTAAAGTGTGGTTTATGGTGCAGAGAATTAAATATGGAATCAGCTGGTCCTCAGAGGAGATAGAGGAGACACGGCGGAAGCTGGCAGTGCCCGAGCTTTGTGATGACTCTACTGAGGCAAATGAGGAAACCAAAACGAAGAGCAAGAGCAGAAGTTATGAGGAATTGGTAATTGAGGATAAGGATAGCAACAAAGTAGAGGTTGCTCTCTCCAGCTGCACCCCCCAGAAGAAGAAACCAAAGTGTGAGTCACCAGATTCCTATAAACCAGCCAAACCCACTGCCCCGTGCTTCAGTTCCACCCTCCCGCCTCCTCAGGATTCATACTTCTACCGCCCACCAACGGACACGCCAGCAAGCACAGCGACCGATATGTCTCTTGACCTTTCAGAGTCGTCTTCTCGACAGCACCGTCATGGTCGCTACAAAAAGTCTAAAGCTCAGCTTGCTGCCCTCCGAAAAAGTTTTCTGAGAGAGAACTGgcctgcagaggcagagcttAGACGTTTGCAGGAAGAAACTGGGCTGAGCCGTAATGACATTCGTAAATGGTTCAGTGACAGCCGGTACCAGCTTAGGGTTGGCCGAGGAAGCCTGGCAGCAGCCCAGAACTACTCTCAGCACGCTGCAGTTGGAGGTAAACATGACCAACCTCTTCCACTTACTACTCAAAAGACTCGTCAGCTGAACGGAGTGAAGGGTCCTGAGGCAGCCCGAAGCAATGGGATTAGAAATTCACATTTCTTTCAGACCTTTTTGTCAAACAGCCTGGAAGCATTTGGGGAAAGGGTCATCGACACAGAAGGGTATGATGTTATGGAGGAGCTTTCTGGTGATGGGGACAGTTTTAAAGACGAGGAACAAACCGAAGAACAACCCCTGCAACTGACTAAGACCTGCAAGACTGAGCCAGATGTTCCACAGGAACCATCAAGTACATTAAAAACCTCTCCCTACTCTTCCCCctctggcagcccaccactgaCTGCCTCGCCCAATAAACTCCTTTCAAAGAGCATCAGCACATCAAAGAAGTCAGCCCACTCAGCCAAAGCCAGTCCTTCACAAACTCCCTTGCGCGTCTCAGGAGCTTCCTCATCCACATCCCCTGCGCTTACTCCTGCTGGGCGACCAAGAAAGACTAAGGAGCAGTTGGATGTGTTAAAGCAGCACTTCTTGCGCTGCCAGTGGCCCAAGAGTGAAGATTACACTGAACTTGTTAAGCTTACAGGTTTACCTCGTGCAGATGTTATTCAATGGTTTGGGGACACACGGTATGCTGTTAAAAACGGCCAGCTGCGCTGGGTGAAGGGGGTCCGAGACCAGTTCTTGGCAGAAGTAGCAGCCCAGCAAAGTAGCTGTGGTTTAACTAACGGAAGTGGCTCTGCGACATCCATTCGGGTTGGGAGTGGCCGCAAACGAAAATCTCAAGCATACGCAGCAAGTACAGATTCCCCTGATATCCGGCCATTGGTAGCGTATTACCTTTCAACAGGCTCACTACATGAAAAAGATCTCGACTCTCTATGCAAGAAATCTAGAATGAGCTACCAGCAAGTGCGAGATTGGTTTGCCTCTCAGGATGTTGGGGAGACTGACCAAGAGGCTATTGTTACGGATTAA
- the LOC139338846 gene encoding E3 ubiquitin-protein ligase RNF212B-like: MDWFHCNQCFARRGSKFAVSSCGHICCEACIKSQQCRVCGTCCSYLSITDDMKPQEKVFFKDPVKLIQSRLENISQIALFQRTQMERVTAHFKHKSTELERRLKEVSEQGYRQLSELKRENTDLKKQLSELKRETAELRKPLSQRRVSPGQFQIDGTQRMSLPVAVASPVTPRSRPMSHFSSAELQGLARDRGPSLSSLTTPGSATPISSHSSFHEHVHRTPTPTRTHRQTPNVFQFQFMSGLSIHSPRRY, translated from the exons ATGGACTGGTTCCACTGTAATCAGTGCTTTGCAAGGAGAGGGTCGAAGTTTGCTGTGTCCAGCTGTGGCCACATCTGCTGCGAAGCATGCATTAAATCTC AGCAGTGCAGGGTGTGTGGGACCTGCTGCAGTTATCTGTCCATCACAGATGAC ATGAAGCCACAGGAAAAGGTGTTTTTCAAGGATCCTGTGAAGCTCATCCAATCACGGCTGGAGAACATTTCACAG ATTGCGCTTTTTCAGCggacacagatggagagagTCACAGCGCACTTCAAGCATAAATCTACCGAACTGGAAAGGCGTCTGAAGGAAGTCTCTGAGCAGGGTTACAG GCAACTCTCCgagctgaagagagagaacaCTGACTTaaaaaagcagctttcagagCTGAAAAGAGAGACTGCTGAATTGAGAAAGCCACTTTCTCAGAGGAGG GTTTCTCCAGGACAGTTTCAAATAGATGG CACTCAAAGGATGTCACTCCCTGTGGCCGTCGCCTCCCCAG TAACCCCCCGTTCAAGACCCATGAG TcacttcagctcagcagagcTTCAGGGGCTGGCCAGAGACAGAGGTCCCAGTCTGTCCTCCCTCACA aCTCCAGGATCAGCCACCCCCATTTCCAGCCACAGTTCTTTTCATGAACATGTCCACA GAACACCCACTCCTACAAG AACTCATCGTCAGACTCCTAATGTTTTCCAGTTCCAGTTTATGAGTGGACTATCAATACATTCACCCAGGCGTTATTGA
- the LOC139339205 gene encoding zona pellucida sperm-binding protein 3-like has protein sequence MMAFFWQGTLFLSLAAAVSVYADMKLDCRPDFVTLVWTESRSQADTSLFRLGNCFPTSLSAREAVFSVDLNDCNFRRMVTGDQLMYTNDLTYISSPHSHIHPFTHPVVCAYERPKDWYPLIYDPVFNTYGQGDLVFHIGLMNGDFSSPAESTSFPLGSFIPVMASVAQKTHQPLLLLLEECVAATTPELQPESSIYPIITNKGCLVDSKISRSKFEPRPKSSEILLSLQAFRFALGEEVFIHCKLVAWDPTGLDNAHKACHYDKEFGWELLDNSAYNNLCDCCESSCKSRKTRSVASGKHGIVQNAVLGPLTITDLNS, from the exons ATGATGGCTTTCTTTTGGCAGGGTACACTGTTTCTGAGCCTGGCAGCTGCCGTGTCAGTATATGCAG ACATGAAACTGGACTGCAGGCCTGATTTTGTGACGCTGGTGTGGACAGAGAGCCGGTCCCAGGCTGACACGTCACTCTTCCGTCTGGGTAACTGCTTCCCCACCAGCCTCTCGGCCAGGGAGGCTGTTTTCAGCGTGGATTTGAATGATTGTAACTTCAGGAGAATG GTTACTGGCGATCAGCTGATGTACACCAATGATCTAACCTacatttcctctcctcattcTCACATCCACCCCTTCACTCACCCAGTTGTCTGTGCATATGAGAG GCCCAAGGACTGGTACCCTCTGATTTATGACCCAGTGTTTAATACGTACGGTCAAGGAGATCTAGTGTTCCACATTGGACTTATGAATG GTGACTTCTCAAGCCCTGCTGAATCAACTAGTTTCCCTCTGGGCTCCTTTATCCCTGTCATGGCTAGTGTGGCGCAGAAGACCCATCAgcccttgctgctgctgcttgaggaaTGTGTTGCAGCTACCACaccagagctgcagcctgagagCAGTATATACCCGATAATCACCAATAAGGG ATGTCTTGTGGACAGTAAGATATCACGCTCAAAATTTGAACCAAGGCCAAAATCGTCTGAGATCCTGCTATCCCTTCAAGCCTTTAGGTTTGCTCTTGGAGAAGAG GTGTTTATCCACTGCAAACTTGTGGCTTGGGATCCTACTGGTCTTGACAATGCCCACAAGGCCTGCCACTATGACAAAGAGTtcgg TTGGGAGCTGCTGGACAACTCTGCATATAATAATCTTTGTGACTGCTGTGAATCCAGCTGCAAGTCCAGGAAGACAAGGAGTGTAGCATCAG GGAAGCATGGAATAGTACAAAACGCAGTCCTTGGGCCACTTACCATCACTGATTTGAACTCCTGA
- the LOC139339292 gene encoding zona pellucida sperm-binding protein 3-like: MVTHLYLGVIILAVFAAAVANADIKVVCAKDSVKITWKISAELVPHAARLFLGSCMPSQLNVLPTGEGEAHFNYQFADCKFKRLMKGKRLLYQNELTYRPQAKSKPAAFVQPIECVYKRPEGWVPPFLNPGSGASEGRGGLVFHMALLNEQLTGVARTNIIPLGSFMPIWAAVEQKSHQPLLLLMEHCVATTSPELGPDSPVYPIISNKGCLLESVRGNSVFLPRYHSSAVILYLQSFKFDLGQEVYIHCKLVAWDPEVFDESKKACHYVKENGRWELLDDPSQSSLCSCCDSTCNSRSKRGVEWESHSFSHNSVLGPLIIVDPSDSKARNIPQKAQSELMETA; this comes from the exons ATGGTGACTCATCTCTACCTTGGTGTGATAATCTTGGCTGTTTTTGCAGCAGCTGTTGCTAATGCAG ATATCAAAGTAGTTTGTGCAAAGGACTCAGTAAAAATCACATGGAAGATCAGTGCCGAGTTGGTGCCGCATGCAGCTCGTCTTTTCCTCGGAAGCTGCATGCCGTCGCAGCTGAATGTTCTGCCCACCGGAGAGGGGGAAGCACACTTCAACTACCAATTTGCTGACTGCAAATTTAAAAGACTG atgaaaggaaaacgTCTGCTGTATCAAAATGAACTGACTTACAGGCCACAAGCAAAGTCCAAACCAGCAGCCTTTGTGCAGCCTATCGAGTGTGTTTATAAAAG ACCCGAGGGGTGGGTTCCCCCTTTCCTGAACCCTGGATCAGGCGCTTCGGAAGGTCGTGGCGGGCTGGTCTTCCACATGGCACTCCTCAATG AGCAATTAACAGGTGTGGCGAGGACAAATATCATCCCCCTGGGCTCGTTCATGCCAATATGGGCAGCAGTGGAGCAGAAGTCCCATCAACCCTTGCTGCTGCTAATGGAGCACTGTGTGGCAACCACTTCACCAGAACTGGGGCCTGACAGCCCTGTTTACCCCATCATCAGCAATAAGGG GTGTCTTTTGGAAAGCGTGAGAGGAAACTCTGTGTTCCTTCCCCGCTACCACTCATCTGCTGTCATCCTTTACCTGCAGTCCTTCAAGTTTGATCTTGGACAGGAG GTGTACATTCACTGTAAACTGGTTGCATGGGATCCTGAAGTTTTTGATGAAAGCAAGAAAGCCTGCCATTATGTAAAGGAAAATGGGAG ATGGGAACTGCTTGACGACCCCTCTCAGAGCTCCCTCTGTAGCTGCTGTGATTCAACCTGCAACTCTCGCTCCAAAAGAGGAGTCGAATGGG AATCTCACAGCTTCAGTCACAATTCTGTGTTGGGACCCCTGATCATCGTGGACCCGTCTGACTCAAAGGCTCGCAATATACCACAG AAAGCCCAGTCTGAGCTGATGGAGACTGCATGA
- the nedd8l gene encoding NEDD8, whose protein sequence is MLIKVKTLTGKEIEIDIEPTDKVERIKERVEEKEGIPPQQQRLIYSGKQMNDEKTAADYKIQGGSVLHLVLALRGG, encoded by the exons ATGCTGATTAAAGTTAAG ACTCTCACTGGAAAAGAAATCGAGATCGACATTGAGCCCACAGACAAG GTGGAGCGAATTAAGGAAAGGGTGGAAGAGAAGGAAGGGATCCCCCCGCAGCAACAGAGACTGATCTACAGTGGAAAACAGAT GAATGATGAGAAGACAGCTGCAGACTACAAGATCCAGGGAGGCTCAGTGCTCCATCTTGTATTGGCGCTAAGAGGCGGATAA
- the ap1g2 gene encoding AP-1 complex subunit gamma-like 2 yields the protein MSPSVPLQEMIRAIRSARTQCEERGVIQRECAAIRAQFRQSDNGGRSHNLAKLLYVHMLGYPAHFGQMECVRMIASPRYSEKRVGYLGAMMLLDEKQDASLLITNSIKNDLSHSNQYVQSLALCTLACMGSAEMCRDLAPEIDRLLRASNSYIKKKAALCAVHIVRKVQDLGELFAPAARSLLSEKNHGVLHGAVVLITELCVRSPETLERFRKTVPDLVQIMKGLVISGYSPEHDVAGISDPFLQVRILRLLRILGRNNEGASDAMNDLLAQVATNTDSTKTVGNAVLYETVLTVLDIKSESGLRVLAVNILGRFLLNNDRNIRYIAMISLQKIVGTDHNAVQRHRGTIVDCLKDQDASVKRRALDLSLALVSASNIRSMMKELLIFLSSCPPELRAQAASGIFNAAERYAPSQRWHIDTILHVLTTAGGDVRDETVPNLIQLITTASELHCYTVHKLYRALLTDISQQSLVQVACWCIGEYGDLLLRGDCQETEPVQVSEDDVLDALETVLQSHMSSPATRGFALTATMKLSTRINDNVDRIRSIVSIYGSCIDVELQQRAVEYNALFKKYDHMRAAVLERMPVIEKNSPGHTNGEPAGESIKEIQAPKVKQGELPQQPAKQVCDLLDLLGGSEETLQPSPAVGGTAAGLTTNTTSTAGGDLLDLLGGLEPVLLAPAPTVPVYDKDGVTLTLSCEKQSDSGLTVTLTASNSTDSDISSFTLQAAVPKSVQLHMKAPSGDCLPARGAAKVTQMVVLNNPNKVNLKMRVRISYSSQGSTFQDTVQIDSFPGLSAAGH from the exons atgtctCCATCAGTACCCCTGCAGGAGATGATCCGGGCCATCAGGTCAGCCAGGACGCAGTGTGAGGAGCGAGGTGTCATCCAGAGGGAGTGTGCAGCCATCCGGGCACAGTTCAGACAGTCCGACAATGGGGGGCGATCGCACAACCTGGCCAAGCTGCTCTACGTGCACATGCTGGGCTACCCTGCTCACTTTGGTCAG ATGGAGTGTGTGCGCATGATAGCCAGCCCTCGCTACAGTGAGAAGCGCGTGGGGTATCTGGGCGCCATGATGCTGCTGGATGAGAAGCAGGATGCCAGCTTGCTCATCACTAACTCCATCAAGAA tgaCCTCTCTCACAGCAACCAGTATGTGCAGTCTCTGGCCCTGTGCACACTGGCCTGCATGGGTTCAGCTGAGATGTGCAGAGATCTGGCACCAGAGATTGACAGGCTGCTCCGAGCCTCCAACTCCTACATAAAGAAGAAG GCTGCTTTGTGCGCTGTTCACATTGTGAGAAAAGTTCAGGATCTGGGGGAGCTTTTCGCACCTGCAGCTCGCTCCCTACTTTCTGAGAAGAACCACG GTGTGTTACACGGTGCTGTGGTGCTCatcacagagctgtgtgtgcgcAGTCCGGAGACACTGGAGCGGTTcagaaag ACAGTGCCGGATCTGGTTCAGATCATGAAGGGTCTGGTCATTTCGGGTTATTCTCCAGAGCACGACGTGGCGGGAATCAGCGATCCCTTCCTCCAG GTACGCATCTTGAGGTTGCTGAGGATTCTGGGTCGCAACAACGAGGGAGCCAGTGACGCCATGAACGACCTGCTAGCTCAG GTGGCGACCAACACCGACAGCACTAAGACTGTGGGCAATGCTGTGCTGTATGAGACTGTTCTGACTGTGCTAGACATCAAATCAGAGAGCGGACTCAGG GTTCTGGCTGTGAACATCCTGGGAAGATTCCTCCTGAACAATGACAGGAACATTCG GTACATCGCCATGATCTCTCTTCAAAAGATTGTTGGGACAGACCACAATGCAGTGCAGCGCCACCGGGGAACCATCGTGGACTGCCTGAAGGACCAGGACGCCTCTGTCAAGCG CCGTGCATTGGATCTCTCCTTGGCGCTGGTGTCTGCCTCCAACATCCGCTCCAtgatgaaggagctgctcatcttcctctcctcctgcccccCTGAGCTCAGGGCTCAAGCTGCCAGCGGCATATTCAACGCTGCAGAGAG gtaTGCGCCCTCCCAGCGCTGGCACATTGACACCATCCTGCATGTCCTCACCACG GCAGGGGGCGACGTGAGAGATGAAACGGTGCCTAACTTGATCCAGCTTATCACCACCGCCTCAGAGCTGCACTGTTACACTGTCCACAAGCTCTACAGGGCTCTGCTCACCGACatctctcag cAATCCCTGGTGCAGGTGGCGTGCTGGTGTATAGGAGAGTATGGAGacctgctgctgagaggagaCTGTCAGGAGACTGAGCCTGTTCAG GTCAGCGAGGACGATGTCCTCGACGCCTTGGAAACAGTTCTGCAGTCCCACATGTCGTCCCCGGCGACCAGAGGCTTTGCTCTCACTGCCACCATGAAACTGAGCACACGCATCAACGATAACGTGGA TCGCATCAGGAGCATCGTCAGCATCTACGGCAGCTGTATAGATGTGGagctccagcagagggcagttgAATACAATGCTCTGTTCAAAAAATATGACCACATGAG GGCAGCAGTGCTGGAGAGGATGCCTGTGATTGAAAAGAACTCCCCGGGTCATACCAACGGAGAGCCAGCAGGGGAGTCTATCAAGGAGATCCAAGCACCCAAAGTCAAGCAGGGAGAGCTCCCCCAACAGCCTGCTAAGCAG gtgtgtgatctATTGGACCTGCTTGGAGGCTCTGAGGAGACTCTGCAGCCCAGCCCAGCCGTAGGAGGCACAGCAGCTGGCCTGACCACCAACACTACCAGCACTGCTGGAGGAGACCTCCTGGATCTGCTGGGCGGGTTAGAGCCTGTCCTTCTTGCACCAG CTCCCACAGTGCCGGTGTATGACAAAGATGGTGTGACGTTGACACTAAGTTGTGAGAAACAGTCAGACTCGGGCCTGACAGTCACACTAACAGCCTCTAACTCCACTGACTCAGACATCAGCAGCTTCAccctgcaggctgcagtgcCCAAG AGTGTCCAGTTACACATGAAGGCTCCGAGTGGGGACTGTCTTCCTGCGCGAGGCGCAGCTAAGGTGACCCAGATGGTAGTCCTCAACAACCCAAACAAG gTGAACCTGAAGATGAGGGTCCGTATATCTTACAGCAGCCAAGGATCGACCTTTCAGGATACAGTCCAGATCGACTCCTTCCCTGGACTCAGTGCTGCAGGCCACTGA